In one window of Tenacibaculum mesophilum DNA:
- a CDS encoding nitroreductase family protein: MSLIENLNWRHAVKAFDPNKKVNEEHIEKIIEAARLAPTSSGLQQFRVISISNQEVKEKLVQGALNPDSMKDCSHVLVFAAWDNYTAERIDKVYDFTTDERGLPRGRFSSYTDMLKKAYLNLPNEVNFAHTSRQTYIALGLALAQAAELKVDTCPAEGFDNKVVDKVLELDKIGLKSVSLMYIGYADDEKDWIKPMKKVRIPRDEFVIDVK, encoded by the coding sequence ATGTCATTAATAGAAAACCTTAACTGGAGACATGCTGTAAAAGCTTTTGACCCAAATAAAAAAGTAAACGAAGAACATATTGAAAAAATTATAGAAGCTGCTAGATTAGCACCAACCTCATCAGGACTACAACAGTTTAGAGTCATTTCAATATCTAATCAGGAAGTTAAAGAAAAATTAGTACAAGGAGCCTTAAACCCTGACTCTATGAAAGACTGCTCACATGTATTAGTTTTTGCTGCTTGGGATAACTATACCGCAGAAAGAATAGATAAAGTATATGATTTTACTACTGATGAAAGAGGTTTACCTAGAGGAAGATTTAGCAGTTATACAGATATGCTTAAAAAAGCATATTTAAATCTTCCTAATGAAGTTAATTTTGCACATACCTCAAGACAAACTTATATTGCTTTAGGCTTAGCTCTAGCACAAGCAGCAGAGTTAAAAGTAGACACTTGTCCTGCTGAAGGATTTGACAATAAAGTGGTTGATAAAGTTTTAGAGTTAGATAAAATAGGCTTAAAAAGTGTATCATTGATGTACATTGGATATGCCGATGATGAAAAGGACTGGATTAAACCAATGAAAAAAGTTAGAATTCCTAGAGATGAGTTTGTTATTGATGTAAAATAG
- a CDS encoding tetratricopeptide repeat protein has product MKKIITLVLLIFTISVSAQSKYEKGMTKAFELWGANETTEAAQLFERISKAEKDNWLPSYYAGMINILESFQIKEEATLIAKLNKAQEFLDIAKSISPENPEILITQALLHVSYMAFDGQKYGMTMSMKNAALYEKALKIAPNNPRVILSKAESDMGAARFFGQSTEPFCNNVKRAIELGKEEKIKEKFYPKFNIQRAEQVLKKCMKS; this is encoded by the coding sequence ATGAAAAAAATAATCACATTAGTACTATTAATATTTACAATAAGTGTTTCAGCACAAAGTAAATACGAAAAAGGAATGACAAAGGCATTTGAGTTATGGGGAGCAAATGAAACAACGGAAGCAGCTCAATTATTCGAACGTATTTCTAAAGCAGAAAAAGACAACTGGTTGCCGTCTTATTACGCAGGAATGATTAACATTTTAGAAAGTTTTCAAATAAAAGAAGAAGCAACGTTAATAGCTAAATTAAATAAGGCACAAGAGTTTTTAGATATCGCAAAATCCATTTCACCAGAAAACCCTGAAATATTAATTACACAGGCATTATTACATGTTTCATATATGGCTTTTGATGGACAGAAATATGGAATGACGATGTCTATGAAAAATGCGGCGTTGTATGAAAAAGCATTGAAAATAGCTCCTAATAATCCGAGAGTTATTTTGAGTAAAGCAGAGTCAGATATGGGAGCAGCTCGTTTTTTCGGGCAGTCTACAGAGCCTTTTTGTAATAATGTAAAAAGAGCCATTGAACTAGGAAAGGAAGAAAAAATAAAAGAAAAATTTTATCCTAAATTTAATATACAAAGGGCAGAACAGGTGTTGAAAAAGTGTATGAAGTCCTAA
- a CDS encoding DUF2141 domain-containing protein: MKKTILTMIILFGCLTAMVAQNTHTVSIDFKGIKSDKGALFVALYNTEKSFLKEGYKGEIVKITNKKARVEFHDIPKGTYAVSCFHDTNNNKKMDTNFIGIPKEPIGVSNDAKGFMGPPKYKDAKFLVNKDISLVININ, encoded by the coding sequence ATGAAAAAAACAATTTTAACAATGATAATTTTATTTGGGTGCTTAACAGCTATGGTAGCCCAAAATACACATACAGTTTCAATTGATTTTAAAGGGATAAAATCAGATAAAGGTGCATTATTTGTGGCATTATACAATACGGAGAAAAGTTTTTTAAAAGAAGGGTATAAGGGAGAGATCGTAAAGATTACTAATAAAAAGGCTAGGGTTGAGTTTCACGATATTCCAAAAGGCACATATGCGGTTTCTTGCTTTCATGATACAAATAATAATAAAAAAATGGATACAAACTTTATAGGAATACCAAAAGAGCCAATAGGAGTTTCTAACGATGCAAAAGGATTTATGGGACCTCCAAAATATAAAGACGCCAAATTCTTGGTAAATAAAGACATATCATTAGTAATTAATATAAATTAA
- a CDS encoding TonB-dependent receptor: protein MKHLLLIVCFLTHTLLIAQTTIKGKVTDTKGNPIEGANVYLEGTYDGTSSDEKGNFSFTTSEEGEQTLTVSFISFETYIKTAEVSTFKNLKIILREDVNTLDSVTINAGTFEAGDNAKVTALKPLDVVTTASALGDFVGALQTLPGTSSVSEDGRLFVRGGEAEETQIFIDGARVFTPYSPSARNIPTRGRFSPFLFKGITFSTGGYSAEYGQALSSVLLLNTNDEAVKEKTDISLMTVGLGVGNTQIFGKNSLSVNASYINLAPYQKLFPDRNTWNKPVQSLNGEAVYRFRFKNESLLKLYGAYSYTDFDMIQEDINYEDGFRFGLKNRNLYFNGSYKQHLTNNWTVTGGASFTNDNSKINILDDKVVDNENSAHVKATLKKRFSNRFKLNFGAEYFITDFSEDYSSETNGNTTYGVDNNIFGSFIEADIFFSKKLATKVGVRMENSELLDEFTISPRASIAYKPGENAQFSFAYGRFYQNPKNEYLKFNMQFKAENTSHFIANYQYVKNKQILRIEGYYKKYQDLVKYDNDRALSYSNFSNLGEGYSKGIDIFWRDNKNVKSTDYWVSYSFLDTERDYKNYPVKATPNFASKHNLSVVAKHWIADWKSQVGMSYNFASGRSYTNPNKGGFLNQKTKNYNSVSLNWAYLISQQKILYFSVNNVLGTQNVFGYNYKNTPNPAGTFNRQAIIPSADSFFFVGFFWTISDNKKDNQLNNL, encoded by the coding sequence ATGAAACATTTATTACTTATTGTATGTTTTTTAACGCATACATTATTAATTGCACAAACTACTATTAAAGGAAAAGTAACTGATACTAAAGGAAATCCTATTGAAGGAGCAAATGTATATTTAGAGGGAACTTATGACGGAACTTCGTCTGACGAAAAAGGAAACTTCTCTTTTACAACTTCAGAAGAAGGAGAACAAACATTAACAGTGTCTTTTATTTCTTTTGAAACTTATATAAAAACAGCTGAAGTATCAACGTTTAAAAATTTAAAAATAATACTTCGTGAAGATGTAAATACGTTGGATTCAGTAACTATAAACGCTGGAACTTTTGAAGCCGGAGATAATGCCAAAGTAACAGCGTTAAAACCTTTAGATGTAGTAACCACCGCAAGCGCACTGGGAGATTTTGTTGGAGCCTTGCAAACCTTGCCAGGGACTTCTTCGGTTAGTGAAGATGGACGTTTGTTTGTGCGTGGAGGTGAGGCGGAGGAAACACAAATTTTTATAGATGGAGCTCGAGTGTTTACTCCGTATAGTCCTTCGGCACGTAACATTCCTACACGTGGTCGATTTTCTCCGTTTTTATTTAAAGGAATTACGTTTTCAACAGGAGGATATTCAGCAGAATACGGTCAAGCATTGTCAAGTGTTTTATTACTAAACACGAATGACGAAGCAGTAAAAGAGAAGACAGATATCTCACTAATGACAGTTGGTTTAGGAGTAGGAAACACTCAGATATTTGGAAAAAACTCACTAAGTGTGAACGCATCCTATATCAATTTAGCACCCTATCAAAAATTATTTCCCGATAGGAATACTTGGAATAAACCAGTGCAATCATTAAATGGTGAAGCTGTATATCGTTTTAGATTTAAAAATGAGTCTTTGTTGAAGTTGTACGGAGCTTATAGTTATACTGATTTTGATATGATTCAAGAGGATATTAATTATGAAGATGGATTTCGTTTTGGGTTGAAAAATAGAAACTTGTATTTCAATGGATCTTATAAACAACATTTAACTAATAACTGGACAGTTACAGGAGGAGCATCGTTTACTAATGATAATTCAAAGATAAACATATTGGATGATAAGGTTGTAGATAATGAAAACTCAGCTCATGTTAAGGCAACGTTGAAAAAGAGATTTTCAAACCGATTTAAACTGAATTTTGGTGCAGAATATTTTATAACCGATTTCTCTGAAGATTATAGCAGTGAAACGAATGGAAATACTACGTATGGGGTTGACAATAATATCTTTGGAAGTTTTATTGAAGCAGATATCTTTTTTAGTAAAAAGTTAGCAACGAAAGTAGGAGTACGCATGGAAAACTCTGAATTGTTAGATGAGTTCACCATTTCACCAAGGGCTTCTATAGCTTATAAACCAGGAGAAAATGCACAGTTTTCATTTGCTTACGGACGCTTTTATCAAAATCCGAAAAATGAATATTTAAAATTCAACATGCAATTTAAAGCAGAGAATACTTCTCATTTTATAGCAAACTATCAGTATGTTAAAAACAAACAGATTTTAAGAATAGAAGGATATTATAAAAAGTATCAAGATTTAGTAAAATATGATAATGATAGAGCATTATCCTATTCAAATTTCTCAAACTTAGGAGAAGGGTATTCAAAAGGAATAGATATTTTTTGGAGAGATAATAAAAATGTAAAAAGCACAGATTATTGGGTTTCCTATTCGTTTTTAGATACTGAAAGAGATTATAAAAACTACCCAGTAAAAGCTACACCAAACTTTGCATCAAAACACAACTTATCAGTCGTAGCAAAACATTGGATTGCAGATTGGAAAAGTCAAGTAGGAATGAGTTATAATTTTGCATCTGGACGAAGTTATACAAACCCTAATAAAGGTGGGTTTCTGAATCAGAAAACTAAAAATTATAATTCTGTAAGCTTAAATTGGGCATACTTAATTAGTCAGCAAAAAATTTTGTATTTCTCAGTAAATAATGTTTTAGGAACACAAAATGTGTTTGGATATAATTATAAAAACACACCAAATCCAGCTGGGACTTTTAATAGACAAGCTATAATACCATCAGCGGATAGTTTCTTTTTCGTAGGATTCTTTTGGACGATTAGTGATAATAAAAAGGACAACCAGTTAAATAACTTATAA
- the pdxH gene encoding pyridoxamine 5'-phosphate oxidase has product MAHDLSDYRKSYEKRELLENNCPENPIELFRDWFFVADESEMVEEANAMTIASIGLDGFPKSRVVLLKKYTWEGFIFYTNYNSEKGKAILNNNHVCLSFFWAGLEQQIIIKGKAEKLAENLSDGYFESRPDGSKLGAWASNQSEVVTSRNELDNNLASFEKKFENQEIPRPKHWGGFLVKPVSIEFWQGRPNRMHDRIRYTLQKDFSWKLERLAP; this is encoded by the coding sequence ATGGCACACGATTTAAGTGACTATAGAAAATCTTACGAAAAAAGAGAGTTACTAGAGAATAACTGTCCTGAGAATCCTATTGAATTGTTTAGGGATTGGTTTTTTGTTGCAGATGAATCTGAAATGGTAGAGGAAGCAAATGCTATGACGATTGCGTCTATCGGGTTAGATGGCTTTCCAAAAAGCAGGGTTGTTTTATTAAAAAAATACACTTGGGAAGGTTTTATTTTTTATACCAATTACAATTCAGAGAAAGGAAAGGCTATTTTAAATAACAATCATGTATGCCTATCTTTTTTTTGGGCTGGTTTAGAACAACAAATTATCATTAAAGGAAAGGCTGAGAAGCTTGCTGAGAATTTGTCTGACGGATATTTTGAATCGAGACCAGATGGAAGTAAATTAGGTGCTTGGGCTTCTAATCAAAGTGAGGTAGTTACCTCTCGTAATGAGCTGGATAACAATCTTGCTTCTTTTGAAAAAAAGTTTGAGAATCAAGAAATCCCTAGACCTAAACATTGGGGTGGTTTTTTAGTAAAACCAGTTTCTATTGAGTTTTGGCAAGGGCGCCCTAACCGTATGCACGATCGCATTCGATACACCTTACAAAAAGATTTTTCTTGGAAACTTGAACGTTTAGCTCCTTAG
- a CDS encoding SixA phosphatase family protein — protein sequence MKTLYIVRHAKSSWKYESVKDIDRPLKERGINDAHLLSKYLAEEIKRPDVFLSSSANRALHTAVIFCENFGYPLSNLKIKRQLYSFSDGYLVKTVKALDDSFNSAIVFSHDHGINSFVNKFGNKPIAHVTTCGVIGIEFDTKHWKDIKKGNTVLVEFPKNHR from the coding sequence ATGAAAACACTTTATATTGTTCGTCACGCAAAATCATCATGGAAATATGAGAGCGTTAAAGATATTGACAGACCTTTAAAAGAACGTGGTATTAACGATGCCCATCTTTTATCTAAGTACCTAGCGGAAGAAATAAAAAGACCTGACGTATTTCTTTCTAGTAGTGCCAACAGAGCGCTTCATACAGCTGTTATTTTTTGTGAGAACTTTGGATATCCTTTATCCAATCTTAAAATAAAACGTCAATTGTATAGCTTTAGTGATGGTTATTTAGTAAAAACAGTAAAAGCTCTTGACGATAGCTTTAACAGTGCTATTGTTTTTAGCCACGACCATGGTATAAATAGTTTTGTAAATAAATTTGGAAACAAACCTATTGCACATGTAACTACTTGTGGTGTTATTGGAATAGAGTTTGATACAAAGCACTGGAAAGATATTAAGAAAGGAAACACAGTTTTAGTAGAGTTTCCTAAAAACCATAGATAA
- a CDS encoding Ppx/GppA phosphatase family protein, which translates to MLKIKKYGAIDIGSNAVRLLVANVIEEKNKEPQFKKSSLVRVPIRLGADAFVSGKISEANTQRMLDAMQAFKLIMKIHGVEKYKACATSAMREAENGEEVAATILENTDVKIDIIDGKKEAAIISSTDLNQLIESDATYLYVDVGGGSTEFTLFSKGKIINSKSFKIGTVRLLNNTKPENKALFKKVQKWIEENTGDYKRISLIGSGGNINKLFKMSGRDSGKPISYIYLNAQYQFLKKMSYHERISELSLNPDRADVIIPATKIYLSAMKWSGARKIYVPKIGLSDGIIKSLYFNKL; encoded by the coding sequence ATTTTGAAGATAAAGAAGTACGGCGCTATTGATATAGGATCTAATGCAGTAAGGTTATTAGTAGCCAACGTTATTGAAGAAAAAAATAAAGAACCACAATTTAAAAAGTCATCCTTAGTTCGTGTTCCTATTCGTTTAGGAGCAGACGCTTTTGTTTCTGGAAAAATATCAGAGGCGAATACTCAAAGAATGCTTGATGCAATGCAAGCCTTTAAATTAATCATGAAAATTCATGGTGTTGAAAAATACAAAGCCTGTGCTACCTCAGCAATGAGAGAAGCTGAAAATGGAGAAGAAGTTGCCGCTACTATTTTAGAAAATACTGATGTTAAGATTGATATTATTGACGGAAAAAAAGAAGCAGCTATAATTTCTTCAACAGATTTAAATCAATTAATAGAATCTGATGCTACTTACTTATATGTTGATGTTGGTGGGGGGAGTACAGAGTTTACTTTGTTTTCTAAAGGAAAAATTATTAACTCTAAATCTTTTAAAATAGGTACTGTACGTTTACTTAATAATACAAAACCTGAAAATAAAGCGCTTTTTAAAAAGGTTCAAAAATGGATTGAAGAAAATACTGGTGACTATAAACGTATTTCTTTAATTGGTTCTGGAGGAAATATTAATAAGCTATTTAAAATGTCTGGTAGAGATAGTGGTAAACCTATTTCATACATTTATCTTAATGCTCAGTACCAATTCTTAAAAAAGATGAGTTATCATGAACGAATCTCGGAATTAAGTTTAAACCCTGATAGGGCCGATGTAATTATTCCTGCTACAAAAATATACTTATCTGCCATGAAGTGGAGTGGTGCAAGAAAAATATATGTTCCTAAAATTGGGCTTTCTGACGGAATAATTAAAAGCCTATACTTTAATAAACTTTAG
- a CDS encoding DUF389 domain-containing protein: MEENKQEAAAEQSKQAIQQDAKGLWEKVKKFILELLDFRDDTDQEATIEAIKSDISFKGATAWILICSIFVASIGLNANSTAVVIGAMLISPLMGPILGVGMSIAINDIDTLRKSLINLATMIVLSLLTAFLFFFIFPLREETSELLGRVRPDIRDVLIAFFGGLALIIARTKKGTIASVIFGVAIATALMPPLCTAGYGLAIGNFDYFLGAMYLFTINTIFIALATFLVLKLLGFTMIRYVNSAKRKRIAQIASFIAFLVMVPAVFTFVGVYNESVIDANYKRFLKAKVYDNPNLWLQRERLEVKDKTISLFFNGDVSDATESFLRNELKAFPKIDSYSLVINENKAKSVDRVVDAYDRAVKELDEKDNVIKGLHMEIDDLKRTISNLNQTIEQQALYRDKNSIPFSKISTEAKIRFNDIKEMSLAKVLSSSDFIKVDTATVVSVKWNAKLKDSILVKNENELRSWIQKELKTDKVQIRRN; this comes from the coding sequence ATGGAAGAAAATAAACAAGAAGCAGCAGCGGAGCAATCGAAGCAAGCGATACAGCAAGATGCAAAAGGTTTATGGGAAAAAGTAAAAAAGTTTATTTTAGAGTTACTCGATTTTAGAGATGATACAGACCAAGAAGCAACAATAGAAGCAATAAAAAGTGATATTTCTTTTAAAGGAGCCACAGCTTGGATTTTAATCTGTTCTATTTTTGTGGCATCTATTGGTTTAAATGCAAACTCAACAGCAGTAGTAATTGGAGCCATGTTAATATCTCCACTAATGGGACCTATTTTAGGAGTAGGAATGTCTATTGCTATTAATGATATTGACACATTACGAAAATCGTTAATAAACTTAGCAACTATGATTGTATTGAGCTTATTAACTGCATTTCTATTTTTCTTTATATTTCCACTTCGTGAAGAAACTTCGGAGTTATTAGGTAGGGTAAGACCAGATATTCGAGATGTATTAATAGCTTTTTTTGGTGGTTTAGCATTAATTATTGCACGAACCAAAAAAGGAACAATTGCTTCTGTAATCTTTGGTGTAGCAATTGCAACAGCTTTAATGCCGCCTTTGTGTACTGCAGGGTATGGTTTGGCAATAGGTAATTTTGACTACTTTCTTGGTGCGATGTACTTGTTTACAATTAATACTATTTTTATCGCTTTAGCAACTTTCTTAGTATTAAAACTGTTAGGTTTTACTATGATTCGTTATGTAAACTCAGCTAAACGTAAAAGAATAGCGCAAATAGCATCTTTTATAGCCTTTTTAGTAATGGTTCCAGCGGTATTTACTTTTGTAGGAGTGTATAATGAGAGTGTAATAGACGCAAACTATAAAAGGTTTTTAAAAGCAAAAGTATACGATAATCCTAACTTATGGCTACAGCGTGAAAGACTAGAAGTTAAAGATAAAACAATAAGCTTGTTTTTTAATGGTGATGTAAGTGATGCAACAGAGTCATTTTTACGTAACGAATTAAAGGCTTTTCCTAAAATAGATTCTTATTCTTTAGTTATAAATGAAAATAAAGCTAAAAGTGTTGATAGAGTAGTAGATGCTTATGATAGAGCTGTAAAAGAATTAGATGAAAAAGACAATGTTATAAAAGGTTTACATATGGAGATTGATGATTTAAAAAGAACCATATCTAATTTAAATCAAACGATTGAACAACAAGCTTTATATAGAGATAAGAATTCAATTCCTTTTAGTAAAATTAGTACAGAGGCAAAAATTAGATTCAATGATATAAAAGAAATGAGTTTAGCTAAAGTTCTATCTTCAAGCGACTTTATAAAAGTAGATACAGCAACAGTAGTATCAGTAAAATGGAATGCAAAGTTAAAGGACTCTATTCTTGTAAAAAATGAAAACGAACTGAGAAGTTGGATACAGAAAGAGTTAAAAACAGACAAAGTACAAATAAGAAGAAACTAA
- a CDS encoding toxin-antitoxin system YwqK family antitoxin, giving the protein MKSFFTIALLLCCITIAKAQKDTLWLDKNWKETNKENASFYRNPIQKEGKLYRVNDFYIDGTLQMTGLSKYKDSIYLQQAFWYTKEGKLIKKMSFDDKQLKGISTYYTESKDKKTTIAIEEVTYENGKITKRIFFEGDKNDIRYEHYYDKGKITKEIYYGKKGKKIGQITYDKRAYRDGKKVSYYYNPMRVKYIAEYEQGNPVFTQYFYHNGITRNRFNKSTLTETFYDEQNNKLGAIQYKYEEELNYKTPYEGKKYLFFFTKTAVVKKINTYEKGKLKKVETFNKRGILIKKEEFGDKRNLVKVISYDDQGTQIGVLEQINDKLEGRVVKNKGGNKQDITYKNGIAEEVVEYYKDTTLVFSHLKNSEITYYDISGKKLGRLKVKLKEGYYNSRALEAGYYSPTPIEGTLYKKNYRNKISEKESFKDGEVVERTKYDYKEDNALYKETRFYEDGSLSKIISYYINGGKKSEVTYKLNSYRKKLTAIYYDKSGKVIANYNFITKTGTEYKYFYKTDQIEEVKELNKGKLIKSKRYQKVYNSRNNEYVLREYIDVNSEAKFYSKEGKLIGQATFTNQKPTGVMYDYKDRIEINVKNGLKEGVYKKFEYDEKTLKETGNYVNDKKHGTFIYYKRGKKQKEENYYENKKEGYSIYYDEKGKEISRLLYKKGKPFEGQKNDLYGTKKTYKNGALVKKIEQNKNQKIITEYISEKETSTTVYNLQNQLLLTYKELNNQLEGEVVQYEKNKPKYTAVFSKGKLVTGIVYLKANSRYQSEVYLKMSKVDEIITIQTYNEEGKLLFTGEINPSLYKEYSEQILPYKLGIREIVYNNDLFILE; this is encoded by the coding sequence ATGAAATCCTTTTTTACAATTGCTTTATTATTGTGTTGTATAACTATAGCTAAAGCTCAAAAAGACACACTTTGGTTAGATAAAAACTGGAAAGAAACCAATAAAGAAAATGCTTCTTTTTATAGAAACCCTATACAAAAGGAGGGAAAACTATATCGTGTTAATGACTTTTATATTGATGGTACATTACAAATGACAGGACTTTCTAAGTATAAAGATAGTATTTATTTGCAACAAGCCTTTTGGTATACTAAAGAAGGAAAACTTATAAAGAAAATGAGTTTTGATGATAAGCAACTAAAAGGAATATCTACTTATTATACAGAAAGTAAAGACAAAAAAACGACTATAGCAATCGAAGAGGTTACCTACGAGAATGGAAAAATAACAAAAAGAATATTTTTTGAAGGAGATAAAAATGATATTCGTTATGAGCATTACTATGATAAAGGAAAAATAACTAAAGAAATATATTATGGTAAAAAAGGAAAAAAAATAGGACAGATAACTTATGATAAAAGAGCATATAGAGATGGTAAAAAAGTAAGCTATTATTATAACCCAATGCGTGTTAAATATATTGCAGAATATGAACAAGGAAATCCAGTTTTTACACAATACTTTTATCATAATGGAATTACTCGTAATCGTTTTAATAAAAGTACTTTAACAGAAACATTTTATGATGAACAAAACAACAAGTTAGGGGCTATACAATACAAGTATGAAGAAGAATTAAATTATAAAACTCCTTATGAAGGAAAGAAATACTTGTTTTTTTTCACCAAGACAGCAGTGGTAAAAAAAATAAATACTTATGAAAAAGGAAAATTAAAAAAGGTTGAAACATTTAACAAACGAGGTATTCTAATTAAAAAAGAAGAATTTGGAGATAAAAGGAACCTTGTTAAGGTAATAAGCTACGATGATCAAGGTACTCAAATAGGGGTGTTAGAACAAATAAATGATAAATTAGAAGGTAGAGTTGTAAAAAATAAAGGAGGTAATAAACAAGATATTACTTACAAAAATGGAATAGCAGAAGAAGTAGTAGAATATTATAAAGATACTACATTGGTATTTTCGCATTTAAAAAATTCAGAAATTACCTATTATGATATTTCAGGAAAGAAGTTAGGAAGACTAAAAGTAAAGCTAAAAGAAGGTTATTATAACTCTAGAGCTTTAGAAGCAGGTTATTACTCGCCAACTCCTATTGAAGGTACTCTGTATAAGAAAAACTATAGAAACAAAATTTCAGAAAAAGAGAGCTTTAAAGATGGAGAAGTAGTAGAAAGAACAAAGTATGATTATAAAGAAGATAACGCTCTTTATAAAGAAACAAGATTCTACGAAGATGGAAGTTTATCAAAAATCATTAGCTACTATATTAATGGAGGAAAAAAAAGTGAAGTAACCTATAAACTTAATTCGTACAGAAAAAAGTTAACAGCAATTTATTACGATAAAAGCGGAAAAGTTATCGCTAATTATAACTTTATAACTAAAACAGGAACAGAATACAAGTATTTCTATAAAACAGATCAAATAGAAGAAGTTAAAGAGTTAAATAAAGGAAAACTTATAAAATCAAAAAGATATCAAAAAGTATATAACTCAAGGAATAATGAATATGTTTTAAGAGAATATATAGATGTTAATTCGGAAGCTAAATTTTACTCTAAAGAAGGAAAATTAATAGGGCAAGCGACTTTTACCAATCAAAAACCTACAGGGGTTATGTATGATTATAAAGATCGAATAGAAATAAATGTAAAAAATGGATTAAAGGAAGGAGTTTATAAAAAGTTTGAATACGACGAAAAAACTTTAAAGGAAACTGGAAATTACGTAAACGATAAAAAGCATGGAACTTTTATTTATTATAAAAGAGGTAAAAAACAAAAAGAAGAAAATTATTACGAAAATAAAAAAGAAGGATATAGTATTTATTATGATGAAAAAGGTAAAGAAATATCTCGATTATTATATAAGAAAGGAAAGCCTTTTGAAGGGCAAAAGAATGACCTTTATGGAACCAAAAAAACATATAAAAATGGTGCTCTAGTAAAGAAAATAGAACAAAATAAAAATCAAAAAATAATTACCGAATATATATCAGAAAAAGAAACGAGTACCACTGTTTACAATTTGCAAAACCAGCTGCTATTAACGTATAAGGAATTAAATAACCAATTAGAAGGTGAAGTTGTTCAATATGAAAAAAACAAACCTAAATATACTGCAGTTTTCTCAAAAGGTAAATTAGTAACAGGAATAGTATATTTAAAAGCCAACTCTAGATATCAATCTGAAGTATACTTAAAAATGAGTAAAGTAGACGAAATTATAACAATACAAACATATAACGAGGAAGGAAAGCTACTCTTTACAGGAGAAATAAACCCTAGCTTATACAAAGAGTACTCTGAACAAATATTACCATATAAATTGGGTATCAGAGAAATAGTTTATAATAACGATTTATTTATTTTAGAGTAA